The following proteins are co-located in the Limanda limanda chromosome 5, fLimLim1.1, whole genome shotgun sequence genome:
- the qsox2 gene encoding sulfhydryl oxidase 2 yields the protein MTRAWLLWLLAPGLLAPGLLAPGLLAAAARLYTEDDPLVILGSSSLKPAVSNSSSAWLLQFYSSWCGHCVQFSGSWKSLALDVKDWQQAISVAVLDCAQEENFDVCKEYGIKFYPTFKYFRAHAAATDRGTTHIGADRQIQSVRQLMVDILQNHTRLDWPDHCPPLEPYSSVELLPLLGQRSDHYTAVITEEPGSYVGREVILDLLQFSGVEVKRALSTDLPLLDALKITTFPSIYLLQPNGTHTHLHVEKRLRFFFSSLLKTLPGVQRRLKSHGSPSSAGQMGALADGQSTEPWRDFSRSTVYSADLESALHYLLRVELATHNSLEGEELKVFKDFVTLVSKLYPGRGSVVKLMETLSDWLLSLPLQRIPYQAVLDLVDNKMRISGVFLGAELRWVGCQGSRAGLRGYPCSLWTLFHVLTVQHEATPTALENTGLESEAAPVLQVMRRYIRTFFGCEQCGRHFEEAASVSLDAVTGAGQQVLWLWNQHNMVNDRLAGSLSDDPLFPKAPWPSPVLCASCHEEKDGVHVWNQDNVLRFLRRHYGASHLSPKYTLALPRPPAPPENPNPDPVWSAQPQDGRRDGDRKEEESGPAHGEDRSEEPGHRKGGGGRGGGMWILGLGFNSVDMSLCVVLYVFSCLFLMLLFFFFKVRSRRWKLRYSRLHV from the exons ATGACCCGGGCCTGGCTGCTGTGGCTCCTGGCCCCCGGGCTCCTGGCCCCCGGGCTCCTGGCCCCCGGGCTCCTGGCGGCCGCGGCCCGGCTCTACACGGAGGACGACCCGCTGGTGATCctgggcagcagcagcctgaagCCGGCCGTCAGCAACTCGTCCTCGGCCTGGCTGCTGCAGTTCTACTCGTCGTGGTGCGGACACTGTGTCCAGTTCTCCGGCTCCTGGAAGAGTCTGGCTCTGGACGTCAAAG acTGGCAGCAGGCCATCAGTGTGGCCGTACTCGATTGTGCTCAGGAGGAAAACTTTGACGTCTGTAAAGAGTACGGCATCAAGTTCTACCCAACATTCAAG tATTTTCGAGCTCACGCTGCAGCGACTGACAGAGGAACAACCCACATAG gtgcagacagacagatccagtcagtgagacagttgATGGTGGACATCCTGCAGAACCACACCAGACTGGACTGGCCTGATCACTGTCCACCGCTAGAACCATACAG ctctgtggagctgctgcctcttttaggtcaaaggtcagatcaCTACACGGCCGTCATCACAGAGGAACCAGGGTCGTACGTTGGACGAGAG gtgatcCTGGACCTGCTGCAGTTCTCAGGTGTGGAGGTCAAGAGAGCTCTCAGCACGGATCTCCCCCTGCTGGACGCTCTGAAGATCACAACCTTTCCCTCCATCTACCTGCTACAGCCCaacggcacacacacacacctgcacgt TGAGAAGCGTCtgcgtttcttcttctcctctctgctgaagACGTTACCCGGAGTTCAGCGCAGGTTGAAGTCACACGGCAGCCCTTCCAGTGCTGGCCAGATGGGGGCGCTGGCAGACGGacagagcacagagccctgGAGAGACTTCAGCAG GTCGACGGTGTACTCAGCTGATCTGGAGTCAGCTCTACACTACCTGCTGAGAGTCGAACTGGCTACCCATAATTCTCtagagggggaggagctgaAGGTTTTCAAGGACTTTGTCACTTTGGTTTCTAAG ttgtATCCTGGTCGGGGTTCGGTGGTGAAGCTAATGGAGactctctctgattggctgctcagTTTACCGCTGCAGCGAATCCCCTACCAGGCCGTCCTTGATTTGGTGGACAACAAGATgagg ATCTCGGGTGTATTCTTGGGGGCGGAGCTTCGATGGGTTGGTTGTCAGGGCAGCAGGGCGGGGCTACGAGGTTACCCATGTTCCCTGTGGACTCTGTTTCACGTCCTGACCGTCCAACACGAGGCCACGCCCACCGCTCTGGAGAACACAG GTCTGGAGAGCGAGGCGGCCCCGGTGCTGCAGGTGATGCGTCGCTACATCAGGACGTTCTTCGGCTGCGAGCAGTGCGGCCGACACTTTGAGGAGGCGGCGTCCGTCAGTCTGGACGCCGTGACGGGCGCCGGGCAGCAGGTCCTGTGGCTGTGGAACCAACACAACATGGTCAACGACCGACTGGCAG gctcTCTGAGTGACGACCCCCTCTTCCCTAAAGCTCCTTGGCCGAGCCCAGTCCTCTGTGCTTCCTGTCACGAGGAGAAAGACGGCGTCCATGTCTGGAACCAGGACAACGTCCTCCGCTTCCTTCGACGTCACTACGGTGCGTCCCACCTGTCCCCCAAATACACCCTCGCCCTCCCACGACCCCCCGCTCCTCCCGAAAACCCCAATCCCGATCCGGTTTGGAGCGCTCAGCCACAGGATGGGCGCCGAGACGGagacaggaaagaggaggagtctGGACCCGCACACGGGGAGGACAGGAGCGAGGAGCCAGGCCACAGGAAGGGGGGAggcgggagaggaggggggatgTGGATCCTGGGTCTGGGCTTCAACAGTGTCGACATGAGTCTGTGTGTCGTCCTCTATGTTTTCTCCTGCCTCTTCCTCatgctgctcttcttcttcttcaaagtTCGCTCCCGGAGGTGGAAGCTACGATACTCCCGCCTCCACGTCTGA